A window of Gemmatimonadota bacterium contains these coding sequences:
- the def gene encoding peptide deformylase: MAILPISVLGQPILRQETVPVEVVTDELRALADDMIETMRAAEGVGLAAPQVGRTERLAVVEVDGQLFTLFNPEIVARQAKIKWEEGCLSIPDVYGWIERSEYVKVRAMGRDGEPVEVEGTGLLAVCLQHEIDHLHGKLFIDHLSFLKRRAALAVWEEERGKYPDGLRVLAGRTEERGEGANSEDVK, encoded by the coding sequence ATGGCGATCCTCCCCATCTCGGTCCTCGGCCAGCCGATCCTGCGGCAGGAGACCGTCCCCGTGGAGGTCGTGACCGACGAGCTGCGCGCGCTCGCCGACGACATGATCGAGACGATGCGCGCCGCGGAGGGCGTGGGCCTCGCGGCGCCGCAGGTGGGGCGCACCGAGCGGCTCGCCGTCGTCGAGGTGGACGGGCAGCTCTTCACGCTGTTCAACCCCGAGATCGTCGCGCGGCAGGCGAAGATCAAGTGGGAGGAAGGGTGCCTCTCGATCCCCGACGTGTACGGGTGGATCGAGCGCTCCGAGTACGTGAAGGTCCGCGCGATGGGCCGCGACGGCGAGCCGGTGGAGGTGGAGGGCACGGGGCTGCTCGCCGTGTGCCTGCAGCACGAGATCGACCACCTGCATGGCAAGCTGTTCATCGACCATCTGAGCTTCCTCAAGCGGCGCGCCGCCCTGGCCGTGTGGGAAGAAGAGCGCGGCAAGTATCCGGACGGGCTCCGGGTGCTGGCGGGAAGGACCGAAGAACGAGGGGAAGGAGCGAATTCGGAGGATGTGAAGTAG
- the queA gene encoding tRNA preQ1(34) S-adenosylmethionine ribosyltransferase-isomerase QueA produces MRTADFDFLLPESLIAQEPAARRDASRLMIVHRDRGTIEHRRFTDLAEYLRAGDALVLNTTRVFRARLLGTRDSGAPAEVFLLREVAPDTWEAMVQPGNKLKPGRRVHIAPGFDAEILEATARGTRLVRLHAGDPRAAIAAHGHIPLPPYIARGDAPADAERYQTVFAREEGSVAAPTAGLHFTPELLATLEAKGVRRAEVLLHVGAGTFKPVDVEDPADHVMHEEWYDLPSATGALLDATRAVGGRICAVGTTSLRTLESAYEASGSGGRYRTGSGETSIFIRPPHRPRAADLLVTNFHLPRSTLLMLVAAMAGYDLTMRAYETAVREGYRFYSYGDAMLVT; encoded by the coding sequence ATGCGCACCGCTGACTTCGACTTCCTCCTCCCCGAGTCGCTCATCGCGCAGGAGCCCGCGGCGCGGCGCGATGCGAGCCGGCTCATGATCGTGCACCGCGACCGCGGCACGATCGAGCATCGCCGCTTCACGGACCTCGCCGAGTACCTGCGCGCGGGGGATGCGCTCGTGCTCAACACCACGCGCGTCTTTCGGGCGCGGTTGCTCGGCACGCGCGACTCGGGCGCGCCGGCGGAGGTGTTCCTGCTCCGCGAGGTGGCGCCGGATACGTGGGAGGCGATGGTCCAGCCGGGGAACAAGCTCAAGCCCGGGCGGCGCGTGCACATCGCGCCGGGGTTCGACGCCGAGATCCTCGAGGCGACCGCGCGCGGCACGCGGCTCGTTCGGCTGCACGCTGGCGACCCGCGCGCGGCGATCGCGGCGCATGGGCACATCCCGCTGCCGCCGTACATCGCGCGCGGTGACGCCCCCGCCGATGCGGAGCGCTACCAGACGGTCTTCGCGCGCGAGGAGGGATCGGTGGCGGCACCGACGGCCGGGCTGCACTTCACGCCGGAGTTGCTCGCCACGCTCGAGGCCAAGGGGGTCCGCCGCGCGGAGGTGCTGCTGCATGTGGGCGCCGGGACGTTCAAGCCGGTGGACGTGGAGGATCCGGCGGACCACGTGATGCACGAGGAGTGGTACGACCTGCCGTCGGCGACGGGCGCGCTGCTCGACGCCACGCGTGCCGTGGGCGGGCGCATCTGCGCGGTGGGCACGACGAGCCTGCGCACGCTGGAGAGCGCGTACGAGGCATCGGGGAGCGGGGGGCGGTACCGCACCGGGAGCGGCGAGACGTCGATCTTCATCCGCCCGCCCCATCGCCCGCGTGCGGCCGACCTGCTCGTCACCAACTTCCATCTTCCCCGTTCGACGCTGCTCATGCTCGTCGCGGCGATGGCGGGGTACGACCTGACCATGCGCGCCTACGAGACGGCGGTCCGCGAGGGCTACCGGTTCTACTCGTACGGTGACGCGATGCTCGTCACCTGA
- the yajC gene encoding preprotein translocase subunit YajC has translation MHPILFAQTAAPVGPSGLGQLIMFGSIFAIFYFLVIRPQSKQRKEHEEKVMNIKKGDSVVTAGGIVGEVIHIAMGQKDGATAATLGDHITIKSGESRLVVVRNRIAAVGGEELPAA, from the coding sequence ATGCATCCGATCCTCTTCGCCCAGACCGCTGCGCCCGTCGGCCCCTCCGGCCTCGGCCAGCTGATCATGTTCGGCTCGATCTTCGCGATCTTCTACTTCCTCGTGATCCGCCCGCAGAGCAAGCAGCGCAAGGAGCACGAGGAGAAGGTGATGAACATCAAGAAGGGCGACTCGGTCGTCACCGCCGGCGGCATCGTCGGCGAGGTGATCCACATCGCGATGGGGCAGAAGGACGGCGCCACCGCCGCGACGCTCGGCGACCACATCACGATCAAGAGCGGCGAGAGCCGCCTCGTGGTCGTCCGCAACCGCATCGCCGCCGTCGGCGGCGAAGAGCTCCCGGCGGCCTGA